The genome window ggaggaggaggaacgaGGTGGGGTGTGGCGTCAAGTCAGTTCTGCGGGCACACGGCTCCAGTTCCCCACTCCCTGGTCTGGGGACTCATCCTGCTCCCACCTCCATGGGGCTTGGCCAGGGGCTCAGTGTGTCTCTGGCTGGCCTCCAAAATTCGGGAAAGAGCTGGTGGCTGCCAATGTGCCGGCTCTCAGAGGGAGAACGGGCAGGGGGAAGGCAGGGTGTGGGCTGGAGGCCGTGGACCGAGGCTGTCCGGGCGTCCGGCCAGCACCAGGCAGTGAGTCAGGGCCCAGGCATGCGGAGGGCCAGGGCCTCTCCCGGCCCCTGTGAGCTCAGGCACCTCCCTGAGCCTGCCTGCCGAGGCCCCACGGGGCTGCGTTCCTCACCCACTTGCTCACTCCCTGGGCCTGTCATGGGGGCTGCTTGGGGAGACAGGGACACAGGAGCCTGGGTTCATGCAGCCTCCCTCAAGTGACCTTCCTCTTCTTGGGGAAACAGCTCTAGGCAGGCAACGCCTCTTGGGCCCCTCCCAGAACAAAGTGGGGTGCCTGCTTGGGTTGGGAAGCCGGCCCAGGGCACAGATAAGTGCGCCTGCCCCCCAGCACCTGCATTCTCTCCCAGGACCCTGTGCCCGTAAGTCTGTTTAACTACAGGGAAACAAGTCTCTCCACTCCCAGTCCCCCAGGACCCGTGGCTGGGCTGGATCTACTCAGGGCGGGAGGCCTCCTGGCACCTTCACTCATGCAGGGGAACAGGTGCAGTCCAGCTGTGTCAGCAGGAACAGCCACCAGGGTGACAGCGgctccttccctggccttggctgAAGACTGGTTCCTGGCTGAGGCTGCAAGTCCTGAGTGGTCCCCCAGGGCTGTCACAACAGGGGTGAGCTCCTGACATCTGGAGGGCGGAGGCAGGGGTGATGCCACCTGTCCCACCATGTCCAGGACAGCCCCCTCCGGAGAGAGTGACCTGGTCCCAGGCTGAGGCAGGAAAACCCTGGTCCAGGTCCAGTCTTTCGCCCTTCGGAGGCCAAGGGTACAAATGAAGGGCTCTGCTTCTTTTTTACATCATAAAAAACTCCGCCAACTTTGAAAGTGAAAACAGCCCAGGAGGGCTTATGTGAACATTTCCTTGAGTATCTAAAGCCAGGCCCTCGGCACGAAGGCAGGGCCTCTGAAGTTCTTCTGGGaatctttctctgtgagctgagTGGCCTGGGGTTTCTTACATTTCAGGGAAACCAACAACCCCCTTTTTTGGGTCTATTTCCTGGAGCCCGACAGGTAGGACTCCTTGACCTAGTCCTCCGAGGGTCACCGGAAGGGACTGTTTTTAGTGCCCACTTAATGTACTCAGGTGCTGCTAGAACTTAATGTTACCTCTGCCTAGAGTGTTCCTCTCTGATTAAGAAATACTCATTGTACGTATTGTAAACAATTAAGTCATACAGGGGTGCACAAAACCCAGAGGTTCATGTAACTAACAAATCTACTGGCTTCAGGCAAAGCTGTATCCAGGAGGTACCTGATATCAAAGCGACCCTTCTCACTCTCTACCCCCAGGCAGGCTGGCAGACAAGCTCCCCACTCTTAGTAGTACCTCAGTCACTGAGGATGGGGGTTAGGTGAGCACACTGATTGGCTAGCTCAGGCCTGGGCTGCATGCTGAATCAGTTAGGATTTACTTTAGCTGTTTGTGATAGAAAAACCAAAGTAACAATCCCTCACCCCCAAAGTCCAGGATAGTTACCTGGCTCCATCATCAGGGAATCAAGCTCCTATCATACCTAGAGGATTGCAGCCTTCAAGCGTGGCAACATAGCTGCCAGGGCTCCAGCCACCACATTCAAATTCCAGAAgacagaggggaggggaaagggtaCATGCCCTTGCCTTTTAAGGATCTTCCTACAAGTCTCACACAACACTTCCTTTTATACTTCACTGTCCGAAacttagctgcaagggaggctgggaaatgttgTGTTTTGACCTGGCAGCTAAAAGGATTCCCTTACTAAGGGTGCAGGGGAGAATGGCTACTAGGGAGGCAACCAGTGGTCTCTGACACACAGCCCATCCTGGAGCAGGGATGGGTCCATGTACATCCCATAATGTAATCTCTTCACGATTGACTCATCCCTTCAAGTTTCAGCACAAACACTGCCCCCATCCTCTGGGAAGcagaccccctccccagccagggCCCCACAGCACTGTGGACTCTCTCTAGCTCAAGGGTGGCATCTGATCACTTTTGACTCCTCCCCTGGCTGAAGGGATCTGTCACCTTCATCTTGTCTTGGGTACCCAGCACAGTTCTGGGCACACATTGGCACTCAGAGTGGGAACTCGGAATGAATAAGAACCAAACTTGAATAACAGATGACAAAGACCTGGAATTTGTCATCGGATACTGCAGTGCCATTTGCACGTGTGGTCAAGATGTGAAGTCACAGGCCTTATATGGTTCAGTCAGTCTCTGATTACCTAGCCAAGGCCAGTCTAGCATCTGAGGCCAAAAATCAAGATGGGGGAAAGGGAagtccagtaaaaaaaaaaaaaaaaaagtcatttatgtgtaaacatttaattttaagcTGATCTCACCACTGAGGCACTGACCACCCACCACGGCTGACTCTCACTGTGTGGGATTATAAGACACAGTCCAAGAGGCTTCTCTCTACCACTCCGTGTCCACCAAGCTCCAGAGATAGTCGCTGATGAATTTCTTGGACAGCTGGGTGCTGTCCAGGTGGATGGGCTGGGCGACGCTGGGGCCGTGATGTACTTAGGGCATGATGTAAGGAAACCTGGCACACACAGCCCTCCCCCTCGACAAAAGGGTACTGGCTTTACATTTTTACTATGAAGCTATTTAGAGACTGAAACACATTTTcatgaacaaaaagtaaaattctgatcACGCACTGCCCTTTAAGaaaaactgtggtaaaatacatataacactATATAGTTAACATCTTAAACATTTTAGTGTCcatttcagtggcattaagcacattcacattgctgcgcaaccatcaccaccatccacctccaggactcttttcatcttgtgaaacagaaactctgtccccattaaacactgcctccccctctgcctcccccagaCCCTGATAACCACAGTCCTACTTTGTCTCCAGGAATCTGACTCCCCTACGGACCTCATGTaggtggaatcacacagtactGACTTCTTcggtctggcttatttcactcagcatattaTGTTCCGGGTTCACCCATGTAAGAGAGTATGGgccagatttctttcctttttaagagtgaataatattccattatatggatggaccacattctgtttatctgGTCATTTGCTGATGGACACTGGGGCTACGTCCACCTTTTGGCAACTGTGAATGGTGCCAAACGTGGGTGAACATGGGTGTATGACCATCTGTTCAagttcctgctttcaattctttcatGTGTCTACCAGAAGtgaactgctgggtcataaggtaattCTGTCTAATTTTTCAGGACCTGCCATAGCGTCTGTACcatttaacattcccaccaacagtgcacagggttCCACTTTCTCCACAAAGGATACTGCCTTTGATCATCCCCGGCTCACACTCATAATCCCACTCGATTTTACTAATTCGGCGATAAAGTTGAGCCACATACCTATGCaagaagacaagagagagaaaaggaagttaCTCCAGCACCAACTCCAGCAAAGAGCTGCaggctgtacacacacacactcacaccgcGTCGGTGGACCTACACGGCTGAAGGGATGGTGACTGTAGTGTCTTCATCAACCTCCCTCTCCTGTCTTTCAAGATCGGCCTCGATCTCCTTGAGCTCCTCCAACTCTCTGCTGAGCTGAGTAAGGCAGGCAGTTAAGGACCCCTTGCTTTGGAAGGAGGGCTGGGCTGCCCACATGCTAACACCAACCACCTCGGGGCCGGGGCCGCTGGCTCCAAGCACCTCCCAGGCAAGGCTGGGGCCCGGTGGTTCCGCAAATGCAGGAAAGGATATAGGAGGCTGGCCTTCAAACGGGTGTCCTCCTCGCTGGCCCTCTGAAGCTCAGCTTCAAGCTGCTGCAGCTCGGTGCCACCCTGGTGCGCCTGCTCCTTTGCGTCAAGAAGGCTCTGGGCCACCTCTTTCTCCGCAGCAAGGATCTCTGCAGGATGGGGAGAAGTCTGTGCCCCTCAACTCGGGCTCCTAAGGAGAGCCTCGGACAGAGGCGGTTCATCTGCCTGTGGCCTCATCGCCCATCTATGGCCATGTTCTCACTTCTATCTGTAGCTCCCGAACCCATCACCCTATTTCCAAATGCCCACCAAAGGCACCCCCCTGGACCTGGTGTAAGTGCTTCCTATTTCACCAAATCACACTTGAATccacccaaaataataaagtcTGGTCCTTCTTTGCATACGTCTTAATTTATGATGCCACGCTCGACTCTGTTGCCTGAGCAACCAGCCCGGGGCTCACTATCCACATCCAGTTAACCATCCTGCCTGGTGGGTCCCTCCTGCCTTGTGCAGGTCCTTTATCCCTCCAGGACCACCCAGCTGCCTCCCTGTCGTGCCCCTCCATGGTCTCTACAGTTGCCAGTCCTTTCTGCTATCTGTCTTCAGAGCTGCTGCATTAGAGCCAAATGTTGAATTACTCCCCTGCTCAGAGACCTCCCAAAGCTCCCCAGTGCCTCCAGGATAAGGTCCAGGTCTCTTTGGGCACCTTCACCATCCCTGCCAACCTCCCTTCTCCCAGCTTTTCGCCCCACCAGGTGCTTTTCCCTCCACTCTGGCTGCAAAAATGCTTCATCATTCTGCAAACATGCCACATTTTTCAATCCTGGGCCTCTGTCTGCTTGTCCTCCAAGGATGCCCCTGTGTCCCTGCTCATGGGGTACACCCATTCCCGGCCTTCAAGGCCTCCTGGGTAAAGCCCGACACTCTCCTCTCTTTCCTGGGGTGAGACTGTGCTTCCAGGACAGCCTCTATCACCCCAAACTATTTATTCCTTGTCTTTCTTCTTCGAAGCAGAGATTGCATCTTAAATTCACCACATTATTGCCAGCACCTACatagaataaatacattttgaataaaACATCCAAAAGGATCAAAAACACCTGAAGGAGgttgctgtgttcctgcccacaGAGTCAGAGAAACCTGCCAACTCAGAAAAGGCACAGATGAAAATGCTTCTCAAAGGGCCGCAGTTTAAGTGTTTATAAACTTTAAGTTAAATTTTAGTCAAAGTATTACATGTATATGGTTACgaaaatttaaacacacacacacacttgcacacaccCCTCTCTAAGTCTCTCCATCCTCTGAAGCAGCCACTTTCAACTCTTCACTGTTTTCTCTGGCACCGACcttcatatttctaaataatttgctTATGCTGCTATTTCTTGATTTGTCTGAGTTGGATGGTGCCTGCTGATTTCCTGTTAGGAGAGCTGAGGGCCTGGCTTTTCTTACGCAGCCTTTCTGCCCTTTCTCTACTCACCCTCCAAACAGCAACTGAGTCTCCTTGGACCCTCCCTGGGGGTGAGCTCTTCCCCATGGATATTCGTTATAAGCCGTCTTCACCGGAGTGTGTGCTAAGTGCCACGAGCGACCGGGAGCCCTAACCCCTGACGCACTTTGAGAGGCGACGAGCAGATGCCCAAAGAGGTTCAGTGACTTGTCTACAGCACCTAGCTCCGAAGCCGGGATCTGAACTCGATCCTTTTGATGCAAGCCCCAGCTCCCAGGAACACAGACTGTTGTCTCCTTGCCCCGAATCCATCTGTTCTGCTGAAATCCAGACAGGCTGGGCTATGCTGATCTCCCCAACTATCAATGGAGGGGGAATTaatggagggggagaggaggaaagaaacaagagggaaggagggaggagggggaggaaagagcAGAAGACTCAGACCAGGGCATCCGTCATGCTTAGACTAACATCCAAACTTCTGGGGACTCACAGGTCTGGCAGGGTCTGGTTGTTGCCAACCCCAGCTTCTACTACTTTCTCTTGGGTCTCCAGGCTCCTTCTCACCTGACCTTTGTCTTTGcagttccctctgccaggaactCTCCTCCCCAGTCATCCAATGGCTAGCTCCTAGGCCATTCAAGTCTCAACCCAAACGGCACTCATAAAGTATAACTGTAAAAAGGCATTACAGCTGCCTGGCACTGAAACTGCGGTGGAAAACTAAATGAcagttcctcaagaaattaaatatcaaattaccatctgatccagcatttccacttctggtaaaatacaaaaaagaattgACAGCAGggactcaaagagatatttgtacattcatgttcatagcagcattattcacaatagccaaggggtggaagcaacccaagtgtccactgacggatgaatggataaacaaaatgtggtgagtccgtacaatggaatactggagaagaatggtggtgatggttgcagaacattgtgaatgtacttcatGCTACTGAACATTTAAAAAGAGTGAAAATGGTAAATCCTACATTATGtcaattttatcacaataaaaacaaGTTcctagccttaaaaaaaaaaaacccttaagctGAGAAAAGCTGTAACAAGGGCCCCGCCTTTCTTCAAAGGCAGTGTTGTGCAAGGATCAACGTCCACAAATCTCACTTTGATCCATCAAGAGGTGCTATCAgcagccccatttcacagatgaggaaactgaggcttgagaaGGAAGCCACTGGGCTGGGACCACAGGGCTCATGAGTTAACAGCTGAAATCCTTAGCCCACCACTTTCTGACATTCATTTCTCTTGTTTATCTTCAGTCCTTGCCCCACCAGCATATCAGCTTCTCCCACCAAGGGATTattgtctgttttgttccctgCTGTCACCCCGGGGCAGACACTGCCTagacacagcaggtgctcaataaaacatCTGAACAACCTCAGCAGGAAGATGCAGACTATTGTTACAATTTTATGGGAAACAGAGgcactgagaggttaagtaaatcACCTCAAATCTCACAGCTGGGAAGTGGGGGTACTGGGTTTCCAATCCCGTGCTTTGAGGACACATGAATCCCAATTCAAACGCCAAGTCCCCCAGCTCCTGCTCACAGAGCGCTCAGAACTGGGCCGGATCTGCGAGATCCTATATTCACTACTAAACCCCAGGAGGGTGAACTGCTGTCCTGAAGTCCATCACGAATGGCTCATTCGCCGGTCCCACGAGTTAACAGGATAGGGAATGGGGGCACACAAGAGGCCAGTTTCGCGGCCTGCCAGGCCGCCCCTCCCACCACACGGGCCCCGGCCGCGCCCACCCCGGCCTTCACCTCGCAGCCGCTGGTCCGCGCCGTCTTGCGTCTCCAG of Vicugna pacos chromosome 22, VicPac4, whole genome shotgun sequence contains these proteins:
- the SPC24 gene encoding kinetochore protein Spc24, which encodes MAAFRDMEEVSQGLLSLLGANRAEAQQRRLLGRHEQVVERLLETQDGADQRLREILAAEKEVAQSLLDAKEQAHQGGTELQQLEAELQRASEEDTRLKASLLQLSRELEELKEIEADLERQEREVDEDTTVTIPSAVYVAQLYRRISKIEWDYECEPGMIKGIHHGPSVAQPIHLDSTQLSKKFISDYLWSLVDTEW